The genomic stretch GTGTCCCCCGCCTTGATGACCTTGCTTGTGCGGACCAGTCCGTCGGGACCGTCGGTGGTGATCTCGGCGTGCCAGTTTCCGGTGCCGAGGAACGTTGTCGGGTAGGAAATGGTGCGCGCGTTTCCGCGGTTGAACGCCCCGACGAACCACCGATGTCCGTTGCGACGGGCGATGACTGCACCGGTACGCGGATCGCCGGAGACGTACTTCGTCTCGTCCCAGACGGTCGGCAAGGTACGCAGCCATCGCTGTGCTTCGGGGCGGGCCTGGTAATCGGAGATCCGGCCGCCCGGCAGGATAAGGCCGCTCTCGAGCAGCACGCCGAGGGCGAGTTCCGCTCCGTCGCTGTTCGGGTTGGACTGCTGGAAGCTCATCGGCGAGTAGTCGACCGGTCCGAGCGGGCCACGAGTGAACGGGAGCGCCGCGATGTGCTCGATGGTGCGGTCTGCGCTGTACTCCTCGCCTCGCACCGCTTCGGAGGTCAGCACGTGCGGCCAGGTGCGGTGTACGCCCACCGGCAGACGGGAACCGTGCAGATCGACCACCAGCTTGTGCCTGGCGGCGTCGGCAAGAGCGTCGTCGTACCACTGGTGGCGGGACCGGGACTCCGAATCCATGAAGTCCATCTTGACGCCCGCCACACCCCATCCCGCGATCTTGTTGAACTCGGCCTCACGTTCGGCATCGGTCTCCAGATCGCTCCAGTGATACCAGAGCATGATGCGAACACCTCGCTCGCGCGCATAGGCCACCAGCTCCGGTATCCAGTCCACGCCCTTCCATCCGTCGTCGACCATGAGGTACGGCCAGCCCTGCGACGAGGCGTAGTCAACCCACTTCTTGAGCTTGGGCAGATCCCTCTGGGTGGGCCCACCGCCGTCCAGCCATGCCCACGCGGCGACGCCGGGCTTGATCCACGAGGTATCCGTGATCTTCGACTCCGGCGCCACGTCATCGGCCAGTGTCGACTCCACGACCGTCGAAGAGCTGCCGATGGCGGCTGTGCGCCAGGGCGTGGTGAACGCGCCGGACCGCACGACCTGTGGGTCGGCCAGTTGCACGCTGAACCGGCCGGTGCCCTTGGCGTGACTGAACCGGCCGCCCGAGTAGCCACCGTCCACACCGGATTCGGCGAGCAGCACGCGAGCGCCGTTGGTCTCCTGGGCGAACAGGTTCATCTCGTACTCGCCGGAGGGTGCGTCGGAAACCGCTGATGTCGCGTGAGTGCCCTCATGGAAGGTTTGGAAGGGCGCACGGGACAACTGGGCGTCCCCCGGGAGCTCAAAGGCCGTCGCCTCCCGCTCTACCGTCGCACCCGACGGCAGCTCGTAGCGCAGCGCCACCCCGTCCGGCGAGGTGCGCACATGCACCGTGATCCGGGCGGCTGCCTTGCCGAACACCAACCTCGTCTCGGTCGCGAGCCGCTTCCGGACGCGGGACTTGCCGACCGTGGTCTCGTAGGTGTACGACGCGGACGTGTCACTGCGGCTGATGAAGTCCAGGCCGGTGGTGTAATCGGCCTCTTTCGTCACCAGGCCGATCGGGGCGGGTATCAGGACCTGCCGGCAGTTCCACGTGGCTCCGAGCGTGGGGGCGCCGTTCCCGTCCAGGGCCACCGTGGCGCGTACGCCCTCGCAGCCGGACGAGGGGACACCGGGCTGAACGGAAGTCCAACTACCTGGTTGCGCCGCGGCCGTGGGTGCCGTGGCGACCGCACCCGAGACGGTGACGAGGGCCAGAGTGGTGGCCGCGGCTCTCAGGCCGGACCGTGGCATGTTCTTCATGAGGTCCCCGATCTCTAGGTTGACATGAGCCGCTGTCGCCGGTCGGCAGGTACGGGTTGCTCTGGGCGTCGAAGTCAAGGTCGCCACCCACGTGGCAGGCTCGCCCAGCTCTTATGCACCCCTGGCCAGGGGAACTTGAACGAAGGCCGGGTCGGCAGCGGTCTGGGCTTCTCCGCGGCCTGCTGGGCGCTGACTGCTGCGGACGAGATCCTCCGAGCAGCACCGATCGGCGGCCACCGACGACGCAGGTGAGCGACCCTGGACGCCGATGCGGGCGGCACTTCGGAGTGGTGCGGCGGACGAATGACGCGACATCCGAGAACTCCAAGGTCCGGAACCTGATCTTGGCTCAGCGTTTGTGCCCAAGTCCGAAGGATGTGTCATCCCGGAGGAGTGCCAGAGCGTCCAACCATCCCGCCGCGTTACCCACTCGTTACGTAGGGTCCGGCTGCGCTCAGCCGCATACAGCCCCCGAACTGGCCGTGCGGCCTCTGTCCGCTCCTACGGCGAACACGGCGGCCGCGGCTGGCCATGCCGGCCGCTGATCCACTTGGGGTCCGGTTCGAGTAGTACCACGGTGAAGGCAGACAGCACGGTGTGTCTGGGCCCAGTACCAGGCATGAATCAGCACGTCGTGGCGTCAACAGTGGTGGGAGAAGTCCGGGTGATCCGCCGCCCGCAGCCGCTCGGTGGCCGGCGTCAGGGGGTGATCACTGTCAGCCCTTCCGGCGCGGTCACGTTCACTGTTCCATCGGCTGTGACCGCGACGTCCAGCTGGCCTCCGCCGACTTGGAGTCCTGTCACGGTGAGCGGTGCGTACGCCGAGGCGAAGCCGGGCGTCACGGTGACTGTTCCGGCGGGGACGTCCGCGTGGAGGTCCAGGGCGGCCTGGAGCACGAGGACCGAGGATGCGGCAGCCCATGCCTGGGGTCGGCAGGATGCCGGGTAAGGGGCGGGGCGCGGACCGGCCTCGGTGCCGTGGCCTGCGAAGAGTTCGGGCAGGCGGGCGTCGAAGGCGGTCGAGGCGGTCAGCAGGCCCTGGGCCAGGGATGCGGCGGCATCCGGAAAGCCGGCCCTTATCAGGCCGTGCACGGCGATGGCGGTGTCGTGGGGCCAGATGGAACCGGTGTGGTAACCGTAGGGGTTGAAGCCGACCGAGTTGCTGCTCAGCGTGCGCAGGCCGTGGCCCGCGTCGAGGTCGGGGCCAGTGAGCCGGGCGGCCAGCAGTGCGCTTTCCTCCTCGTTGAGCAGTCCCGTGCCGAGGAGGTGGCCGAAGCCCGAAGTCACCGCGTCCGCCGGCCGGCCATCCCGGTCGAGGGCAACCGCCGGGTAGGGGCCGCTTTCGTCCTCCACCCAGAAATGCTTGCGGAACCGGTCGGCCAGCTGCTCGGCCCACTCCTCCCAATAGTCGGCACCCGGGCGGCCGAAGGCGCGCAGCAGCGATGCCCCGCCGCGTGCCGCCTCGTAGGCGTACGCCTGGACTTCGCACAGTGCGATCGGCGCCGCGGCGAGGCGGCCGTCGCGATGGCGGATGGAGTCGCCTGAGTCCTTCCAGCCCTGGTTGGACAGGCCGTGGGCGCTGTGGGCGCCGTACTTGAGGAAGCCATCGCTGCTCGCCTCCGCTTGATTGCGCATCCAGGCGAGCGCCGACTCGGCGTGCGGCAGCAGCAGTTCGACGTCCCTGGGAGGCAGGCCCCAGCGCCAGGCGTCGTGGAGGAGGGTGATCCACAGGGAGGTGGCGTCGACGGTGCCGTAGTACACGGGCGGGAGGAGGGAGTCGGCGAACTGGAGGGTGTCCCGGCGTACTTCGTGCAGGATCTTGCCTGGCTGTTCCTCGGTGGCCGGGTCGGTGACGGCACCCTGGCGGCGCGCGAGCGTGCGCAGAGTGCCGGCAGCGAGGGCGGTGCCGAGCGGGAGCAGCATACGGGCCGCCCAGAGCGAGTCGCGGCCGAAGAGGGTCAGAAACCAGGGGGCGCCGGCGGCCAGGAACTGGTCCGGCCGGTCCGGATCAGAGGACTGCGGGTCCGCGAGACGCAGGCGGTCCAGGTCGGCCAGTGACTGCTGAAGCCACCACTCAAGACGGCGGTCCGCACTGCGAACCGCGGGGACACGCCAGGGGAGTTGGTCACCGGGCGGGGCCGGGAACTGGTCGCCGTCCGCATAGGCCGCGGTGCAGTGCAGTGTCACGCTCCATGAAGCACCGGGCTGGAGATCGATGTCGTACGACAGCTGCCCCGCCGGCACCTGGAGTGCATCCGGGGCGGGCTCACTGGCCAACTGGACGCTGAAGTCGCCGCTGCTCCAGGACAGTCCGACACCGTCGGCGTCCGCGACCTGCGGCGCCACCGTCTCCAGGACCTGGCCGGACTTGACCTGCTCCATGGTGGCGAGGTCGGTGGCGGCGGTCACCGTCAGCCGGAGGTGGACGTGCTCGGTGCCCGCGTTGGTGACCTCGAAGATCTCCTCCAGCCGGCCGGCCACCGTGCGGCGAAGCCGACGCAGAGCGACCGCGGGGTCCGCCGTCACCTCACCGAGGCCCCGCAGGATCGCGCGGAAATCCGCCCGGTCCGCTCCCCGCAATCCGCCGTGGACCGGCGCCAGGGCGATGCCCTCCGCCGCGACCGTCAGCCGGGACAGGGCTCGGCGGTCGCCGTGGTAGAAGCCGTCCGCGCCCCCGCTGAGCTGCCCGCTTTCCTGTGAGATCACCAGGCTCGGCGCGCACAGCGTGACGACGGCGTCGTGCAGGAACGGCTGTAGTCCACCGACCGCGGAGACGGACTCCGTGACCGACCCGTTGGGGTCCTGAGTCTTGACAGTGATGTCCAAGGGAGTAGAACCTCTCAGTGTTTTAGCGTTCCAAGGACACTAAGCCAGTCGCCAGAGCTCTGACAACGGTTTTGGAACGCTAAAACTGAATCCAAACCTCATCTGCAAGCCGGAGAGCCGCATGCCTCGCTCCAGCAAGAATTCCTCGGCCAAGGGCGGCCCGGTGACCCTCGCTACGGTCGCCGCCCGGGCCGGGGTCTCTGCGCAGACCGTGTCGAACGCGATCAACTCGCCGGACATACTGCGGCCCGAGACCCTGGAGCGGGTCCGCCGCGCGATCGACGAAACGGGTTACCGCCCCAGCCGAGCCGCGCAGACACTACGCACCCGTTCCAGCAAGCTGATCGGCTACGGCATCCAGCCCAGCCCGCCTGGCGCCGGAGGCGCGGTCATGGACCGCTTCCTGCACGCCCTGTCGCAGGCCGTTGACGAGGCTGGGTACCGGATCCTATTGTTCGCCTCCCCGCCCGACGGCCCAAGCCTGAAGGGCTACGAGGAACTGCTGGCCCAGCACGAGGTCGACGGCTTCGTGCTCAGCGGCACCGACCGCAGCGACCCGCGCCAAGCATGGCTGACCAAGCGGGGCGTGCCGTTCGTCGGCTTCGGCCGGATGTGGTCGGGGCGCCAGGTCGGCGACTGGGTCGACGTCGACGGCGCCTCGGGCACGGATGCCGCCGTTGAGCACCTGGTCGCCCAGGGGCACCGCAAGATCGCCTTCCTGGGCTGGGAACGTGGTTCCTCCGGCGCCGGTGACGACCGCGCGGAGGGCTGGCTGCGAGCGATGAAGCGGCACGGGCTGCCGACCCGCGGGCGGCGCGGGCAGAGTGTGAACGACATCGACGCAGCCCGCGCCGCCGTGAAGCCGCTGCTGGACGGGGGCGCGACCGCGGTGATCGCGGCCAGCGACATGCTGGCCCTCGGCTGCTATCAGTCACTGCGCGAGCGCCGCATGCTGCCCGGCCGTGACGTGGCCGTCGTCGGCTTCGACGACTCACCGACCGCCGAGATCCTCTCCCCCGCCCTGACATCCGTCGCCCAGCCACTGGAGGAAGTGGGCCAGGAATGCGTACGGCTGCTGCTGGCACGGATCGCCACACCCGACGCACCGCCCGAGCGGATCCTGCTGCAACCGTCCCTGGTCATCCGCGACAGCAGCACGATCTCAACGTCCATCGCGGACGAGTAACCACCCCGGCCACCCGTCCCCTCGCCCCCAATCGCTCCGCCCTCCTCCACCCCCACATCCCTGGCGCACGCCGTCGTGTGCCCGGGCGGAGCCGCAAGTACCACCCGTAACCCTCGGAGGAAGCAATGCGCAACCGTACGGCCGTAGCGGCTCTCGTCACCTGTGCGGCCATGCTGGCCGCCACAGGCTGCTCGTCGAGTTTCGGCAGCGACGAGAAGACCACGCAGGACACCAGTGAAAAGCAGCACCTGACGGTGCTGATCGCCTCCTCGGGGGACGCGGAGACCAAGGCCGTCAAGGATGCGGCAGCAGCCTGGGCCGAGCAGTCCGGCAACACGGTGACCGTCGACGTCGCCAAGGACATCAACCAGCAGCTGGCCCAGTCGTTCGCCGGGCACAAGCCGCCGGACGCCTTCTACGTCAACTCCGACCAGTTCGCCAACTACGCCAAGGGCGGCTCCCTGTACGCCTACGGCGACCAGATCAAGGACGCGGACGACTTCTCCGCCCAACTGCGCGCCTCCTTCACCCACGACGGCAAGCTGGTCTGCCTGCCCAAGGACACCTCCACCCTCGCCCTGGCGATCAACGACGACCTGTGGAGGAAGGCCGGGCTGACCGCGAAGGACTACCCGACCACCTGGGCCGAACTCAAGACCGTCGCCGCCAAGCTGACCAAGGGCGACGTCACCGGGCTGGTCATCAACGGCGAGTACGCACGCGTCGGCGTCTTCATGAAACAGGCCGGCGGCTGGATAACCAACGCCGACCAGACGAAGATGACCGCCGACAGCACCCAGAACGCCCAGTCCCTCCACTACGTGCAGTCGCTGCTGAAGTCCGGCTCCCTGAAGTACGCCAACCAGGTCGACACCAACTGGGGCGGCGAGGCGCTCGGCAAGGGCAAGGCCGCCATGACCGTCGAGGGCAACTGGCTCACCGGCGGAATGAAGGCCGACTACCCGGACGTGAAGTACACGGCGGTCCCGCTGCCCGCCGGCCCGGCCGGTGAGGGCACGCTCGCCTTCAGCCAGTGCTGGGGCGTCGCCCAGGAAAGCGCCCACCGGGCAGCCGCCGTGGACCTGGTGAAGTACCTGACCACCGCGTCACAGCAGTTGAAGAACGCGGACGCCTTCGGCGTGATGCCCTCCCGCACCAGCGCCCTCGCCGAGTACGCGAAGAAGTACCCGTCCGCCAAGGCGTGGGCCGACGCCACCGCCCACGCGCAGGGCCCGGTGACCGTCGCGGGCTTCGACAAGGTCCTCACCCAGTTCAACACCGACCTCGCCGCGCTGAGCACCGGCGACCCGAAGAAGATCCTCGCCGACCTGCAACGCAACGGCGAACAGGCCCTCACGAAGGGCAACTGAGCCGCCATGCCTCCCCGCGACACCACCCGTACGGCAGCAGGCGGCACCCCCCGGACGGCCGACTCGCCGGGCATCCCTGACATGCCCGGCAAGCCCGGCCCTACCGCGGCGCCCCACGCCAAGCCCGCCCCGCGCGTGGGGCGCCGCGCCGAAGGAGCCTGGGGCTGGCTGTTCGTCAGCCCTATGGTGATCGTCCTCGGCCTGTTCCTCGTCCTGCCGACCCTGATGGCGCTGTGGGTGAGCCTGCTCAACTGGGACGGCCAGTCCAACCCCTTCAGCGGCCAGGCGGACTTCGTCGGCCTCGACAACTACCGGGCCCTGCTCACCCAGGACGGCCTCGACCGCACCCTCTTCGCGACATCGCTGCGCAACAACCTCTACTACGTGCTGCTGACCGTGCCGCTGCAGACGATCCTCGCGCTGACGCTGGCGCTCATCGTCAACCAGCGGATGCTGCACGGCCGTAGCGCCCTGCGCACCGCGTTCTTCTTCCCCTCAGTCACCAGCTCGATCGCCGTCTCCACAATCTTCCTGTTCCTGTTCCAGGGCAGCGGAGCCGTCAACACCGTGCTGTCCTGGATCGGAATCAAGGGCCCAAACTGGTTCAACGACTCCCGCGGCGTACTCTCCCTCCTCTTGGGCGGCCTCGGCATCGTCGACACCGACCACCCCTCGGGCGCCCTCGCCGACCACTCGTTCATGGGACTGTCCTGGTTCGAGTGGCTGTCCGGGCCGTCCGTGGCGATGTGCACGATCATCCTTCTCGCCGTGTGGACGACCTCCGGCACCTTCATGCTGATCTTCCTCGCCGCCCTCCAAGACATCCCACGCGAACTGGAGGAGGCCGCCGCCATCGAGGGCGTCAACCGCTTCCAACTGCTGCGGTACGTGACCCTGCCCGCGCTGCGGCCCGTGCTCTTCCTCGTCCTCACCCTCGGACTGATCGGCACGTGGCAGGTCTTCGATCAGGTCTACGTCATGAGCCAGGGCGCCCCCGGCAACACCACCCTCACCCCAGCATTCCTGTCGTACTCCTCCGCCTTCGGCGACGCCGACTTCGGGCAGGGCGCGGCCATCGCCTTCATCCTGCTCACGCTGATCCTGACCATGACCGCCGGACAACGCTTCCTGCTCCGGGAGCGCACCCCTCGCGCCCGGAGGAACCGATGAGCGCAAAGTCCGCGACCGCCCGGGCACAGGGCAAGCCCGTGCTCGGCCGCTTCCCCCTGTCCCTGCGCGCCCTTGGTTATACGGCGGTGGCCGCGCTCGGCCTGCTGTACATCGCGCCGTTCGTGATCCAGCTGGCCACCGGCTTCAAGACGGACCCCGACGCGGCGACCCACCCCCTCGGTCTGCTCCCCACCACCCCCACGACCGCCGCCTACCAGCGCCTGTTCGGACTCAGCCAAGCCGGCGACGGAGTCCCGTTCCTGCGCTGGCTCGGCAACTCCGCCTTCGTCGCCGTCGTCGTCACCGCCGGACGCGTGCTGTTCGACTCGATGGCCGGCTACGCCCTTGCTCGGCTGCGCTTCCGCGGCCGTACCGTGCTGTTCGGCTTCATCCTCGCCGTCATGGCGGTACCCGGAGTGGCGCTGCTGATCCCCAGGTTCCTGGTCCTCAACAGCTTCGGCCTCTTCGACACCTACACCGGCATGATCCTTCCGCTCATGGTGGACGCAGCCGGCATCTTCATCATGAAGCAGTTTTTCGAGTCGATCCCCCGAGAAGTGGAAGAGGCCGCCCGCGTCGACGGCGCCGACGTCTTGCGCACCTTCTGGTCGATCGTCCTGCCCATGGCCCGGCCCGCCCTGCTGACCCTGACCATCCTGTCGTTCCAGGGATCGTGGAACGAGTTCACCCACTTCCTCGTGGCCACCCAGTCCAGCCAGTACGAAACCCTCACCACCGGCCTCGCCCGGCTCGTCTCCGGCGGCCTGGGAGGCGGCACCCAATACCCCTTGAAACTGGCCGCAGCCCTGCTGGCCACCCTGCCCGTCGCCGCGCTGTTCTTCTGCTTCCAGCGCTACTTCGTCCAAGGCGCCAACGCCGGAGCCGTCAAGGAATAGCCCTCGGGCTCTCCTAGTAGTGCTTGGTCAGGTTCGTTGTGGTGTGGGTATGTTGCGGTGGCAGGTGGGGCAGGCGCCGGTCCAGGTGGCGAGGAGCGTCTGTAGTTCACGGACGACTTGGTAGAGGCTTAGACCTGCGCGGTGTCTTTTGGGTTTCGTGCCAGTCCTTGCAGGGTGCAGAAGGCGTGGGCGGCGGCGACGAGGGTGACGTGGTGGTGCCAGCCGTTCCAGGTGCGGCCTTCGAAGTGGGCCAGTCCCAGGGCCTGTTTCATCTCGCGGTAGTCGTGCTCGATGCGCCAGCGCAGCTTGGCCAGCCGCACCAACGTGGCCAGCGGCAGGCCGGAGGGCAGGTTGGAGAGCCAGAACTGCACAGGTTCGGGTTCGGTGGCGGGCCATTCGGCCAGCAGCCACCGTTCAGGCAGCTCAGGGCCATCGCCTGCCTGACGGACCCCGCGCCCGGCCGGTCGGATGCGCAGGGCCACGAACCGCGAGTGCATACGTTTGAAGCCGCTGACGCCTTTGCCCGGCCGGGAGCCTTCCCGCCAGGACACCGGTCGTGCGGCTGTCCGGCCGGCCGCGACAACCAGGTCTTTCATAGTCTGCGCCGGCTCGGGGTAGTGCATCTTGGGTGGCCGGCCGGTGCCCGCGTAGGCGGGCTGGACGGGCCGGGCATCGGCCGGATGAGCGGTGTGACGCGAGGAGATACCCACCGCATAGGGCAGGCTGCGTTCTTCCAGGCCGTGACGGAACGCGGCGGTATCGCCGTAGCCGGCGTCCGCGACGACCAGAGGGACATCGATGCCCCAGGACCGGGTCTCGTCGATCATGTCCAGGGCCAGTTGCCACTTCTCCACATGCCCCACCTGGGCGGGAATCCCGCAGCGGGTGCGGCGGGCGACCTTGTCCGGATCGGCTTCGGCGGAGCCGGGGTCCCAGGACGCGGGCAGGAACAGTCGCCAGTTCACCGCGGCCGAGGCATGATCGCGGGCCAGGTGCAGCGAGACGCCCACTTGGCAGTTGGTGACCTTGCCCGCGGTGCCGGTGTACTGCCGCGACACACACGCCGAGGCCTCCCCGTCCTTGAGGAAGCCGGTGTCGTCCACGATCAACGCCTCCGGGCCGATCACGTCGTGCATCCTCCAGGCCAGCCGGGCCCGAACATGAGCTGGATCCCACCGGCTGGTCGTCACAAAGTGGGCCAGTGCCTGCCGGTTGCCGTCCTCACCCAGACGGGCCGCCATCGGCTCCACCGACTTGCGCTTGCCGTCCAGCAGCAGTCCCCGTACATACGCCTGCCCCCAACGCCGCTGATCCGCACGGAAGAACCCGTCGAACAACTCCGCCGCGAAGGCCTCCAGGTCCTCCCGGACCGCAGCCATCTCCTCAGGTGTCACACCACCCCAACGACACCGCCCACCCCACGGACACGCCACTCACGAATGAAGATGACCAAGCCCTACTAGTGCCGTGCCGATGGCACCACTTGTGGCGAGCGCGGTGAGGGGGAAGCCAGGGCGGATCCGCCCGTCGTCTCGTTCCGGGAGACGAGCGTGACCCCGAGCGTGGGTGCGGCCAGCACCGCCGACAGAGCCGCGTCGGGTGGTCGGCGCGCCGGAATACCGGCTGGCCATTGCTTTTCCAACGGAGTGAACTGCGCAGGACCGTACTTCGCGTCATCCCTGAGAGCGCCGCCCGAGAGAACCGGGTGACGGTAGAACCGTCACCCGGCCCTCGGTGGATCAGGCTATGGGCTCAATCCAGATGTTGCGGAATCGGGGGTTCTCGCCCGGGTCGCCGTGATCCTGCAGGCGGATCGAGGCAGGCGATGGCCCTTCCTCGATGCTGCCGCCGGTGACCCCGTCGATGGCTACGTCCTTGTGGACCACTTCACCGTTCCACTTCACGGTCACCCGCGCGTCGTCGACCTTCTTGCCGTCACTGTTGTAACGCGCCGCACGGAACGTGATGTCGTACGTCTGCCATGTGCCCGGGGCAGTCGCCATGTTGCGGTCCGCCGCCCGCTTCGAATAGATGCCACCAGCCTCGTTGGACGTCAACGTGGTGTCACCGTAGGAGTCCAATACCTGAATCTCGTAGCGCTCCTGGAGGTACACACCGCTGTTACCGCGCTGCTGTCCGGTGACGTCCGACGGGTAGTTCGGCTCCAGCCACTCGGCGTGCAACTTGAAGTCGCCGAACTTCTGCTTGGTGCGGATGTCCCCGCCGGCGGACTCCATGGAGCCGTTGGCGATCGGCCATGTCGCCGCGCCACCAGTTGTCTTCTCCCATGCGTCCAAGTTCCCGCCGTTGAACAAGTCGATCCGCTGCGCCTTGGCCACGGTGAGGTGATCGAGATTGACGTGTCCGCTGTCGTCGCCGTCCCTCTTGTAGGTGATGGTGTTCGCGCCCGCCTTGAGGTCCAGCGCTTCCACCTGTGTGGCCCACTTATCCCAGGAACCGGTGTCGGCGAGCCGTACCTGCTTCGCCTTGGTGCCGTTCACGTAGACGCTTATCGTCTTGGTCCCGGTGAAAGGGTGCGGACCGTTCGAGTAGCGGAGACCGACGTTGTACGTGCCGGCCGACTCGGCGTTCACGGTGAACTGCGTGCTCGCCCCCGCGGTCCCGTAGCCGGCCACGAAGCCGTTGCCCGTGTAGCCCTGGTGGTCCCGCATCTCCGCCGCGCCACCGCTGAGTTGCGCGCTCTCGGCTTCGTACCTGGGATCCGTACCTGAACCGTTCGGGGTCGCGTTGAGCGTGTACCAGGCTTCGGTGCTCCACAGCGACTTCCCGGACTCGGAGCTGAACGGACGCGGCGAACGAACGTGCACGACGTGTCCCGGCTTGAGATCCGCGATCTTGACCGTCACCTTCTTACGGTCTACAGACAGCGTCGCAGAATCGACCGAAAGCGACTTTTCGTCAACCTTCGGCCCCCCGTAGCCCGCGGTCGGCTCGTACCGCCACTGCTTCACCTTGTACTTGTCCTTCAGCGCGTTCGCGGTCTCGGCGGACAACGGTTGGGTGTACTCGAACTCGAACCCGCCGTCCACCGCGCGCATCGCCTTGATGTCGAAGGCGTTGTTCCCATTGGGCGTCAGCTTCTGCAGACCGTGGTTGAGCTTGCCCTCCTGGCCCCAGTTGCCGCCGCCACCTATGCCGCCCGCGTAGATGGCACCGTCCGGGCCGACGCTGATCCGGTTGACACCGGCCTCAAGCCCTTGCGTGAAACGGAACACTGCGCCCTGGTACTCACCGTTGACCTTCTCCAGGAACGCCCGCTGGATGCCGCCGTAGGTCACGTCACCGATCAGCATCTGACCGGCGAACGGGCCCTCCTTCAGGTGGATCGGGTTGCTCGGTGAGTTCCCGATCTCGTTCTGCGGCAGCCACAGCACCGGCTGCGTCACCGGCTTGTCGTCGAACGGGCCTGCGGGATTGGTGTAGTGGTTGAAGAACCGTCCCGGCTTGATGTGCACCAGCTTCGACGCGGGCAGCCAACCGCCCTGGTTGTCGGTGGCGAAGATCCCGTCCTCCGGCCCCCAGCCGATTCCGTTGGGGGTGCGCAGACCGCCTGCGAGGGTTTCCACCTTGCCGGTCGCCTTGTTCACCTTGATGGTGGTGCCCCGGTTCTGCGCCGGCTGAGGGTCGGTGGTGGCGCCGCCAAAGTTGATGGCCACGGACTTGTTGAGATAGAAGTCCCCGTCCTTGTACAGCAGCCCGAACGCGAACTCGTGGAAGTTTCCGCTGAACGGCCAGGTGGCCACGGTCCGAAGGTCGTCGGCGACCTCGTCGCCGTTGGTGTCGTTCAGCTCCACCAGCCGGGACTTCTCCGCCACGTAGAGCTTGCCGTCCACGTACTTGATGCCCATGGGCTCCTGCAAGCCGGAGGCTATCTTCTTGGTCGTCACCTGATCCGGCGATGTGGTGCCGGTGACGTGGTCCAGAAGGTAGACCTCGCCGAGCTTCTTCTCCGAGCCGCCCCATGTAGTGATGGCGAGTCGGCCGTCCGGCAGCCAGTCCATCCCGCCGACCTGCGGCTCGAACCCCGAGGGTCGCAGGTTGGTGAGCTTGTAGTCAGGGTGCACCGCATTCAGCGGCATACCGTCGCCGGGCTCGTCGCTCCCGCCGACGCACTCTTTGCGGCCTGGTGCGGTCACGCGCACCACGCCCTTGTCGGTGCTCAGAACCGACTGCGGTACGAGCTCGAACTGTGATGATCCCGGCTTCCGCCACTCCAGCCTGAGCCGCTGTTCGGACAAGTGGTCGAAGTGGTCAATGCGCAGGGAGTGGTAGCCGGCGGCGAGCTCGATCGAGCCGTCCTTCGATGTCGGGGCGTGGCGGCCGTCGTTCTCGATGACCATCTTGTCCCCGATGGTCAGCCGAGCACCGTCGTCGCTGGTGAGCCGGAACGTGTGGGATCCCGCCGTGGTGATGTTGATGTTGGCGATGACCTGGGTGACGAACTTGTCGGTCAGTCCGAAGTCGGC from Streptomyces davaonensis JCM 4913 encodes the following:
- a CDS encoding LacI family DNA-binding transcriptional regulator, which gives rise to MPRSSKNSSAKGGPVTLATVAARAGVSAQTVSNAINSPDILRPETLERVRRAIDETGYRPSRAAQTLRTRSSKLIGYGIQPSPPGAGGAVMDRFLHALSQAVDEAGYRILLFASPPDGPSLKGYEELLAQHEVDGFVLSGTDRSDPRQAWLTKRGVPFVGFGRMWSGRQVGDWVDVDGASGTDAAVEHLVAQGHRKIAFLGWERGSSGAGDDRAEGWLRAMKRHGLPTRGRRGQSVNDIDAARAAVKPLLDGGATAVIAASDMLALGCYQSLRERRMLPGRDVAVVGFDDSPTAEILSPALTSVAQPLEEVGQECVRLLLARIATPDAPPERILLQPSLVIRDSSTISTSIADE
- a CDS encoding glycoside hydrolase family 97 catalytic domain-containing protein, producing the protein MKNMPRSGLRAAATTLALVTVSGAVATAPTAAAQPGSWTSVQPGVPSSGCEGVRATVALDGNGAPTLGATWNCRQVLIPAPIGLVTKEADYTTGLDFISRSDTSASYTYETTVGKSRVRKRLATETRLVFGKAAARITVHVRTSPDGVALRYELPSGATVEREATAFELPGDAQLSRAPFQTFHEGTHATSAVSDAPSGEYEMNLFAQETNGARVLLAESGVDGGYSGGRFSHAKGTGRFSVQLADPQVVRSGAFTTPWRTAAIGSSSTVVESTLADDVAPESKITDTSWIKPGVAAWAWLDGGGPTQRDLPKLKKWVDYASSQGWPYLMVDDGWKGVDWIPELVAYARERGVRIMLWYHWSDLETDAEREAEFNKIAGWGVAGVKMDFMDSESRSRHQWYDDALADAARHKLVVDLHGSRLPVGVHRTWPHVLTSEAVRGEEYSADRTIEHIAALPFTRGPLGPVDYSPMSFQQSNPNSDGAELALGVLLESGLILPGGRISDYQARPEAQRWLRTLPTVWDETKYVSGDPRTGAVIARRNGHRWFVGAFNRGNARTISYPTTFLGTGNWHAEITTDGPDGLVRTSKVIKAGDTLEVTAVANGGHAVKLAKAASVPTGQRKVSVAGTSHVLDVSGASTADNAAIIRWPSHDGQNQRFEFKPISGGYLRIVNPQSGKDVVVKDASREAGGKAIQYRYETGADTNDEWLAEDAGAGRIRLVNRHSGLYLTAGRAQGDQFEQRPFDGGAHQEFTVD
- a CDS encoding amylo-alpha-1,6-glucosidase, whose amino-acid sequence is MDITVKTQDPNGSVTESVSAVGGLQPFLHDAVVTLCAPSLVISQESGQLSGGADGFYHGDRRALSRLTVAAEGIALAPVHGGLRGADRADFRAILRGLGEVTADPAVALRRLRRTVAGRLEEIFEVTNAGTEHVHLRLTVTAATDLATMEQVKSGQVLETVAPQVADADGVGLSWSSGDFSVQLASEPAPDALQVPAGQLSYDIDLQPGASWSVTLHCTAAYADGDQFPAPPGDQLPWRVPAVRSADRRLEWWLQQSLADLDRLRLADPQSSDPDRPDQFLAAGAPWFLTLFGRDSLWAARMLLPLGTALAAGTLRTLARRQGAVTDPATEEQPGKILHEVRRDTLQFADSLLPPVYYGTVDATSLWITLLHDAWRWGLPPRDVELLLPHAESALAWMRNQAEASSDGFLKYGAHSAHGLSNQGWKDSGDSIRHRDGRLAAAPIALCEVQAYAYEAARGGASLLRAFGRPGADYWEEWAEQLADRFRKHFWVEDESGPYPAVALDRDGRPADAVTSGFGHLLGTGLLNEEESALLAARLTGPDLDAGHGLRTLSSNSVGFNPYGYHTGSIWPHDTAIAVHGLIRAGFPDAAASLAQGLLTASTAFDARLPELFAGHGTEAGPRPAPYPASCRPQAWAAASSVLVLQAALDLHADVPAGTVTVTPGFASAYAPLTVTGLQVGGGQLDVAVTADGTVNVTAPEGLTVITP